The Caldisericia bacterium genomic sequence TGAATGACCTATAACTTGAGGAAAAATCGCTATTAATATCAAAAGAAAGTATTCCCTTTTTGGTAAAAATATTAAATTTTCTTTTAATACAAAAGAAATAATAAGTAAAACTATAAAACTTATTGAATAAACTCTAAATACAATGTTAATTAAATCATATTTTTTTCTTAAAAAGTAATTAGTGGTAATGTAAAGAGAAGCAAAAATTGCACCAAGTAAAGCAAGAGAATTTCCTTTTACATTTGTAGAAAATTTTCCACCATAAGACATAAGTAAAATTCCTAATAAACAGAGAATAATTGCTAAAAAGGTTTTTATTTTTAATCTTTTTTTAAACAATAGATAAGATAGAATTGATACAAAAATAGGATTTGTTGTTACAAGAACTGTCGAACTCATTATTGTTGTAAATCTTAAAGAAGTGATCCATGTATAAAAATGTAAAGCAAGAAATATGCCAGAAAGAACAAAAAAAACTTTCTCTCCTTTCACAACTTTTTTTCTATTAAAAACAAATAAGGGAAGTAAAAAAATTGTACTTAATCCCATTCTATAAGTTGAAATAACAATAGGTGTTGATTTAGACATCCTAATTAAAATTGATGAAAAGGAAATTGTTATAACTCCTATAAAAAGTAAAATAAAAAGAGAGAATTTTTTATTCATAAATTAAATTATAATATGTTATAATTTAATTCCTATGGAGAGTTTTGACGTAATTGTAGTTGGTGGAGGTCATGCAGGTTGTGAAGCAGCACTATCTTCTGCAAGATTAGGTGCTAAAACACTTTTATTAACAATTACCATTGAATTTATAGCACACCCTCCATGTAATCCAGCAATTGGAGGTGTAGGTAAAGCACAAGTTGTTAGAGAGGTTGATGCTCTTGGAGGAGAAATTGCAAAAAATGCAGAAAGAGCCCTTACACAAATAAAACTCCTCAATACAACAAAAGGTCCGTCTGTTTGGTCATTAAGAGTTCAAATAGATAAATCTCGCTATAGAGAGGAGATGAGAAAAGTTCTTGAAAATGAAAAAAATTTATTTTTAAGACAAGGTCTTGTTGAAGAGATAATTTTAGAGGGTGATAAAGTAAAAGGAGTTATTACAAAAACTGGAGAAGTATATTATGGAAAAGCAGTAGTTTTAACACCAGGAACTTTTCTTAGAGGTATAGTTCACATTGGAAAAGAAATGATTGAGGCTGGAAGATGGGGTGAACTTCCCTCCATTGGTTTAGCAGAATCTTTAAGAAAAT encodes the following:
- a CDS encoding EamA family transporter; its protein translation is MNKKFSLFILLFIGVITISFSSILIRMSKSTPIVISTYRMGLSTIFLLPLFVFNRKKVVKGEKVFFVLSGIFLALHFYTWITSLRFTTIMSSTVLVTTNPIFVSILSYLLFKKRLKIKTFLAIILCLLGILLMSYGGKFSTNVKGNSLALLGAIFASLYITTNYFLRKKYDLINIVFRVYSISFIVLLIISFVLKENLIFLPKREYFLLILIAIFPQVIGHSIFNYALKFLSPVFISLTILGEPIGATLLGVIFFKEIPKCLEFLGGLLIITAILIADKE